The following proteins are co-located in the Solanum pennellii chromosome 1, SPENNV200 genome:
- the LOC107016634 gene encoding poly [ADP-ribose] polymerase 3-like, whose translation MMILYIKILLVDTRRVLLLYILTLPWKKFDSATRFMQVKVHETRSQAHSTSEERKVMRKQQAESNSQETASHKKAKTDEEEEGVVHEDGIRAEFEKFCKTITEHLSVKQMREILEANGQYSKGEDDAVVPRCQDIMFYGPLDNCPICGGKLECSGDGYHCVGDYSEWSSCIYSTKEPPRREESLKLPKSVESTPISDLIKKRGNPNKSRPRKEISSPKKPFDGMMVSLAGRLTRKHQYWKSKIEKFGGKVNNSITGVACVVVSPAERDRGGSSKVAEALEKGIPVVREAWLNDSIEKEEAQSLDAYDIASDIAVEGKGIPLDKMDPSAEALETVTAELKVFGKRGVHKDSKMQDEGARILEKDGLLYNCALSICNQKKKLNDFSIMQLIMSSENRLHMYLRRGRNGDSLRADDKLEEWENVDYAIKEFARLFEEMTGNEFEHWEREKEIHKKHHKFYPIDIDDGIEVRHGALGLRQLGSAAAHSKLDSVVANFMKVLCSQEIYRYALMELGHDSPEIPIGMLTNFHLRRCEEILLHFVEKIKSMKETGPEAEGVWHEFSQMWFTLVPSTRPFTFRDHTDLAEHAASAYETIRDINFASRIIEDMSGSTLDDPLFECYKKLLCSVSPLEKESDDYKMIVNYLKKTYEPVQVGDMSYGISVENIFAVEVSACPSLDEIKELPNKVLLWCGTRSSNLLRHLQKGFLPSVCSLPVSGYMFGRAIVCTDAAAEAATYGFTAVDRPEGFLVLAVASLGEEIKEFSSPPEDTRALEEKKIGVKGLGRKKTNEKEHFVWKDDIKVPCGKLIPSEHKDSVLEYNEYAVYDPQQVSIRYLVAVKFNELDVVYDTAEPEPEQ comes from the exons atgatgatattatatataaaaattctaTTGGTCGACACCCGTCGTGtgttacttctttatattttgacacTTCCTTGGAAAAAATTTGACTCCGCTACTCGATTTATGCAAGTGAAGGTTCATGAGACCCGATCTCAAGCTCACTCGACAAGCGAAGAGAGAAAGGTGATGAGGAAGCAGCAGGCAGAGAGCAACAGCCAAGAGACAGCCTCACACAAAAAGGCAAAAActgacgaagaagaagaaggtgtTGTCCACGAAGATGGAATCAGAGCCGAGTTTGAGAAATTCTGTAAAACTATAACCGAACATCTCTCCGTCAAGCAAATGCGCGAAATCCTTGAAGCAAATGGCCAGTATTCTAAAGGTGAAGATGATGCTGTTGTTCCTAGATG TCAAGACATAATGTTCTACGGGCCACTAGACAATTGTCCTATATGTGGTGGCAAGTTGGAATGCTCTGGCGATGGTTATCATTGCGTCGGAGATTATAGTGAGTGGTCGAGTTGTATCTACAGCACGAAGGAACCACCGAGAAGAGAAGAGTCTCTCAAACTCCCTAAATCTGTTGAAAGTACTCCAATATCTGAT CTGATCAAGAAACGTGGAAATCCTAACAAGAGTCGCCCCCGAAAGGAAATATCTTCCCCAAAGAAGCCATTTGATGGAATGATGGTATCTCTAGCTGGTCGTCTTACTCGAAAACAC CAATACTGGAAATCGAAAATCGAGAAATTTGGTGGAAAAGTGAACAACTCTATCACTG GGGTTGCTTGCGTAGTAGTTTCTCCCGCTGAACGTGATCGTGGTGGCTCATCCAAAGTAGCTGAAGCTTT GGAGAAGGGTATACCGGTAGTGAGGGAGGCTTGGTTGAATGATAGTATAGAAAAGGAAGAAGCTCAGTCTTTAGATGCATACGACATCGCCAGTGACATTGCTGTAGAAGGTAAAGGTATTCCCCTTGATAAGATGGATCCAAGTGCAGAGGCACTCGAAACCGTAACAGCCGAG CTTAAAGTGTTCGGAAAAAGAGGTGTACACAAAGATAGTAAGATGCAGGACGAAGGCGCAAGAATATTGGAGAAAGATGGCTTATTGTATAATTGTGCGCTGTCTATTTGcaaccaaaagaaaaaactcaACGA CTTCAGTATTATGCAACTTATCATGTCATCGGAGAATCGTTTGCATATGTATCTTAGAAGGGGCAGAAATGGTGATAGTTTAAGAGCAGATGACAAGTTAGAGGAGTGGGAAAATGTCGATTATGCGATTAAGGAGTTTGCTAGGCTCTTTGAAGAGATGACTGGAAATGAGTTCGAACACTGGGAAAGGGAAAAGGAGATTCACAAAAAGCATCACAAGTTCTACCCTATTGATATC GATGACGGAATAGAGGTTAGGCATGGAGCGCTTGGCCTAAGGCAACTTGGTTCTGCTGCTGCACATAGTAAGCTTGATTCGGTAGTGGCAAATTTCATGAAAGTCCTTTGTAGCCAAGAGATATACAG GTATGCTTTAATGGAGCTGGGACACGATTCACCGGAAATTCCTATAGGGATGCTTACTAATTTTCATCTGAGAAGAT GTGAAGAAATTCTCCTACACTTCGTGGAGAAGATAAAATCAATGAAGGAAACAGGACCGGAAGCAGAGGGTGTCTGGCACGAGTTCAGTCAAATGTGGTTCACTCTCGTGCCATCTACGAGGCCTTTTACTTTCAGAGATCATACCGATCTCGCAGAGCAT GCTGCTTCTGCTTATGAAACTATCCGCGACATCAACTTTGCCTCGCGTATTATAGAAGACATGTCTGGATCTACGCTCGATGATCCTCTCTTCGAGTGTTACAAGAAACTCCTGTGTTCAGTTTCTCCCTTGGAGAAAGAATCTGATGACTACAAAATGATAGTGAACTACTTGAAGAAAACTTACGAGCCGGTCCAAGTTGGAGATATG AGCTACGGCATATCGGTTGAGAATATATTTGCTGTTGAAGTTAGTGCTTGTCCTTCCCTTGATGAGATCAAGGAATTACCAAACAAAGTTCTTCTCTGGTGTG GTACGAGGAGTTCAAATCTTTTGAGGCACCTGCAGAAAGGTTTCTTGCCTTCAGTTTGTTCACTTCCCGTATCGGGATACATG TTTGGAAGAGCCATCGTTTGCACGGATGCAGCAGCAGAAGCAGCAACATATGGTTTCACAGCTGTAGATAGGCCAGAAGGTTTCTTGGTTTTAGCCGTTGCTTCACTCGGTGAAGAAATTAAGGAGTTTTCGAGTCCTCCCGAG GATACTCGAGCATTGGAAGAGAAGAAAATCGGAGTAAAAGGACTTGGAAGGAAGAAAACGAACGAGAAAGAACATTTTGTCTGGAAGGATGATATTAAGGTACCGTGCGGTAAGCTGATTCCATCGGAGCACAAGGATAGTGTCCTCGAGTACAACGAATACGCCGTCTATGATCCACAGCAG GTGAGTATAAGGTACTTAGTGGCGGTAAAATTCAACGAGCTGGATGTAGTATACGACACAGCTGAACCCGAACCCGAGCAATAA
- the LOC107028890 gene encoding uncharacterized protein LOC107028890, translating to MVSAETKPNISSNFKLIDGRKLCYKERGVPKEKSNYRIIFIHGFDSSKERDFLAPQELMNSMGVYIVQFDRAGYGGSDPNPKRSLRSEASDIEELANHLELGSKFHIIGFSMGSYPTWSCIKHLSHRLAGVAFVVPIVNYQWPSLPESVLKDDERKKWYKRMTLVARYAPKLLHWWMIRKTSQSSSNDGAKPTYFTDKDLELLKNAPGFQFLTADKLKSRSVFNNLRSDFLVAFSKWDFDPLELSNPFPENDKRPVHLWHGCEDRFINLKLQRHVSERLPWIQYHEVHDGGHLLIYDTAVCEAILKSLLLGEDTPLYTPQLDS from the exons atggtTTCTGCAGAAACTAAaccaaatatttcatcaaatttcaaACTAATTGATGGAAGAAAATTGTGTTACAAAGAAAGAGGTGTTCCAaaggaaaaatcaaattacagAATTATATTTATTCATGGATTTGACAGCTCCAAAGAAAGGGATTTTCTTGCACCCCAG GAACTTATGAACTCGATGGGAGTATATATAGTTCAATTCGATCGAGCTGGATATGGAGGGAGTGATCCTAATCCGAAAAGATCGTTAAGGAGTGAAGCATCAGATATTGAAGAATTAGCAAATCACTTGGAATTAGGATCCAAATTTCACATAATTGGTTTCTCCATGGGATCTTACCCAACCTGGAGTTGCATCAAACACCTATCACATAG GTTAGCAGGGGTGGCATTTGTGGTTCCCATTGTCAATTACCAATGGCCTTCTCTACCGGAATCTGTATTAAAGGACGATGAACGGAAGAAGTGGTACAAAAGGATGACTTTGGTTGCAAGATATGCACCTAAGTTATTGCATTGGTGGATGATCCGAAAAACGTCTCAGTCCTCTTCTAACGATGGTGCAAAACCTACATACTTCACAGACAAGGACTTGGAGCTTTTGAAGAATGCACCTGGATTTCAATTTCTTACCGCG GACAAGCTAAAGAGCAGAAGTGTTTTCAACAATCTCCGTAGTGACTTCCTTGTGGCGTTTAGTAAATGGGATTTCGATCCTTTGGAGCTTAGCAATCCTTTCCCTGAGAACGATAAACGTCCTGTTCACCTCTGGCACGGGTGTGAAGACAGATTCATCAATCTGAAACTACAAAGACATGTATCAGAAAGGTTACCTTGGATTCAATATCACGAAGTTCATGATGGTGGACATTTGTTGATCTATGATACCGCGGTTTGTGAAGCCATCTTAAAGTCTCTTTTACTTGGAGAGGATACACCACTCTATACACCTCAACTCGACTCCTGA